From the genome of Methanofervidicoccus abyssi, one region includes:
- the topA gene encoding DNA topoisomerase I — protein MTKLIICEKPKVAKKIGNALGKAKKKSYKGVPYYEVERNGEKIIVASAVGHLFTLEEDSKNRKFGEYPVFCVKWVPAWIVKGKEYVKKYIDTLKKLSKNVDDIYIATDWDIEGELIGYHVLYYICGRRNAKRMRFSSLTKEEIVKAYENPDRIDFGLVDAGESRHKLDWYYGINVSRALMQSLKAVNRWRTMSTGRVQGPTLAFLVERELEIKNFQSRKYWVIEGLLEGDIKVIHSREKFWNEGEAKDIYSKIKDKKEGMILKIERREKNIKPFPPFDLGTLQREAYRIYKISPKETQEIAQRLYEKGYCSYPRTNSQKLPDNWEYLENILKKITEIEEYREYAEKIIKEGRKPVKGEKEDPAHPAIHIVDIPEEPLTSKERKIYDLIARRTLGAFWDDMRREYINIYLDIGGELFKLSGARTLNEGWHEIYYFTEFKEKEIPNFREGNVASIKKIILEERRTKPPKRYSMSSIIKELEKRRLGTKSTRAEIVEKLIKRGYVVEEKGYLRVTNLGMAVIETLKKYCPEIVEEGMTRDMEDKLEKVQRGEVRKEDVLKEAEKRLRKILQEVKSKEVEIGRELISKIEKDKDIKTSGRCPKCGGYLVVRRSKYGMFLGCSNYPKCRYIENVDKK, from the coding sequence ATGACAAAGTTAATAATCTGCGAGAAACCTAAGGTTGCGAAGAAGATAGGCAATGCTCTGGGAAAGGCAAAGAAGAAATCCTACAAGGGAGTACCTTATTACGAGGTGGAGAGGAATGGAGAGAAGATTATAGTTGCCTCTGCAGTTGGACATCTATTTACATTGGAAGAGGACAGTAAAAATAGGAAATTTGGAGAGTATCCAGTATTCTGTGTGAAATGGGTACCTGCATGGATAGTAAAGGGAAAGGAGTATGTAAAGAAATACATAGACACTTTAAAAAAACTCTCAAAGAATGTGGATGACATCTATATAGCGACAGATTGGGATATTGAAGGAGAATTAATAGGATACCACGTCCTCTACTATATCTGTGGAAGAAGGAATGCAAAGAGGATGAGATTCTCCAGTTTAACAAAGGAAGAGATAGTAAAGGCATATGAAAACCCAGATAGGATAGACTTTGGTCTCGTAGATGCTGGGGAGAGTAGGCACAAGTTAGATTGGTACTACGGGATTAACGTTTCAAGAGCCCTTATGCAATCCCTCAAGGCTGTAAATAGATGGAGAACTATGAGTACCGGGAGGGTTCAAGGTCCAACCTTGGCTTTCTTAGTGGAGAGGGAGTTGGAGATAAAAAACTTCCAGAGTAGAAAATACTGGGTAATAGAAGGGTTATTGGAAGGAGATATAAAAGTAATTCATAGTAGGGAGAAATTCTGGAATGAGGGAGAGGCAAAGGATATATATAGTAAGATAAAGGATAAAAAAGAAGGCATGATTCTAAAGATTGAAAGAAGGGAGAAAAATATAAAACCCTTTCCCCCTTTTGACTTAGGAACTCTACAGAGGGAGGCATACAGGATATATAAAATCTCTCCTAAGGAGACCCAGGAGATCGCCCAGAGACTCTACGAGAAAGGATACTGCTCCTACCCAAGGACAAATTCCCAGAAACTCCCTGATAATTGGGAATACCTGGAGAATATACTGAAAAAAATAACTGAAATTGAGGAGTATAGAGAATACGCTGAGAAGATAATTAAGGAAGGTAGAAAACCTGTTAAAGGTGAGAAGGAGGATCCTGCCCACCCTGCAATACATATTGTAGATATACCTGAGGAACCTCTAACATCTAAGGAAAGGAAAATCTACGATCTTATAGCTAGAAGAACCTTGGGAGCATTCTGGGATGATATGAGGAGGGAGTATATAAATATATATTTAGATATAGGTGGTGAGTTGTTTAAACTCAGTGGTGCCAGAACATTAAATGAAGGTTGGCATGAGATATACTACTTCACCGAGTTTAAGGAGAAGGAGATTCCCAACTTCAGAGAAGGAAACGTAGCATCTATTAAGAAGATAATATTAGAGGAGAGGAGAACTAAACCCCCTAAGAGATATAGCATGTCTTCCATTATAAAGGAGCTGGAAAAAAGAAGATTGGGGACAAAATCTACAAGGGCGGAAATTGTAGAAAAACTTATAAAGAGAGGTTATGTAGTTGAAGAGAAAGGTTATCTTAGAGTAACTAATTTAGGCATGGCGGTGATCGAGACTTTAAAGAAGTACTGTCCCGAGATAGTAGAGGAAGGCATGACAAGAGATATGGAGGATAAACTGGAGAAAGTACAGAGGGGGGAGGTAAGGAAGGAAGATGTTTTAAAGGAGGCTGAAAAGAGACTGAGAAAGATACTACAGGAGGTAAAAAGTAAAGAAGTTGAGATTGGAAGAGAATTAATAAGCAAAATTGAGAAAGATAAGGACATAAAAACTTCTGGAAGATGCCCAAAGTGTGGAGGATATCTTGTAGTTAGAAGAAGTAAATACGGGATGTTCTTAGGATGTTCCAACTATCCGAAATGTAGATATATTGAGAATGTAGATAAAAAATGA
- a CDS encoding Coenzyme F420 hydrogenase/dehydrogenase, beta subunit C-terminal domain, whose product MYQWKLSEIVDNDLCARCGTCAIVCPNSKIVFDGIPKLKEECLRKGHGMCYEVCPRVSSGGYQIRIRADFKERIEYYFGRGDIEGQDGGVVSTFLKYLLESGKIDGAIVVGDECWKPVSIIVQNSEDIKRSTKSKYTISTLDALRTAGEMGIERVAVVGLPCQISGLRKLQYFPYLANYNGEIGKDGKMVKLPRIEYLIGLFCMGKFQEESINRVLENNNLRREDIEKFDIKKDMFTMITKEGKRYTVPLKELEYCEGCKICRDFDSTMADVSVGSVGSPEGYSTVIIRTEKGEIIKEAVELKENVDIESIEKIRRLKMKKFRKEIEKRRKSGKKISYYWITDYGGIGKRADSTHFIRIRGKPCGWYSIEDIRDILEITEKYGGRIKITDRGSFEIHSIHPIDVEDMVLELHRRGFETGSEGPLVRTVLGCPGGGNCKSGLIDTKELCTLIEEKFKEYPAPYKFKIAISGCPNKCVRPQIHDIGIVGVKYPETNENCNGCGRCADVCKVEAIDIRGETSYTNYNICVGCGKCIKACPNEGRDVKEEGYMVYIGGKSGRDVVFGVPIGLVSVDEIVPLIESVLKVYSKYAEKPQRERLSAVMSRVGIGRFLEEVKSLRVSK is encoded by the coding sequence ATGTATCAGTGGAAACTAAGCGAAATAGTAGATAACGATTTATGTGCCAGGTGTGGTACCTGTGCTATAGTATGTCCAAATAGTAAAATAGTTTTTGACGGTATCCCAAAATTAAAAGAGGAGTGTCTAAGGAAGGGACATGGGATGTGCTACGAGGTATGTCCAAGGGTATCTTCTGGTGGTTATCAGATAAGGATCAGAGCTGACTTTAAAGAGAGAATAGAGTACTACTTCGGAAGGGGAGATATTGAGGGGCAGGATGGTGGAGTAGTTTCCACATTTTTAAAGTATCTTTTAGAGAGTGGTAAGATAGACGGAGCGATAGTTGTAGGTGATGAGTGCTGGAAGCCTGTATCTATAATAGTTCAGAACTCTGAAGATATAAAAAGATCTACAAAATCTAAGTATACAATTTCTACACTTGATGCACTTAGGACTGCAGGAGAGATGGGAATTGAAAGAGTTGCAGTTGTAGGCCTTCCATGTCAAATATCTGGCCTTAGAAAACTCCAGTATTTCCCATACTTAGCTAATTACAACGGTGAGATAGGTAAAGATGGAAAGATGGTAAAGTTGCCAAGGATAGAGTATTTAATAGGATTGTTTTGTATGGGCAAATTTCAAGAGGAAAGCATAAACAGGGTTCTAGAAAATAACAACCTGAGAAGAGAGGATATAGAGAAATTCGATATTAAGAAGGATATGTTTACAATGATAACTAAGGAAGGAAAAAGATATACTGTCCCCCTGAAGGAGCTTGAATACTGTGAAGGGTGTAAAATCTGTAGGGATTTCGATTCTACAATGGCAGATGTTTCTGTGGGATCTGTGGGAAGTCCAGAGGGGTACTCTACGGTGATAATAAGGACTGAAAAGGGAGAGATTATTAAAGAGGCTGTAGAGTTAAAGGAGAATGTGGATATAGAGAGCATAGAAAAGATAAGAAGATTAAAAATGAAGAAATTTAGAAAAGAGATAGAGAAAAGAAGAAAAAGTGGGAAAAAGATATCTTACTACTGGATTACTGACTACGGAGGTATAGGTAAGAGAGCGGATAGCACACACTTTATAAGGATAAGGGGAAAACCTTGTGGCTGGTACTCCATAGAAGATATAAGAGATATATTGGAGATTACTGAAAAATACGGTGGTAGGATAAAAATAACAGATAGAGGATCATTTGAGATCCATTCCATTCACCCAATCGATGTAGAAGATATGGTTTTAGAGCTACATAGAAGAGGTTTTGAGACAGGATCCGAAGGGCCTTTAGTGAGAACTGTTCTTGGATGTCCAGGTGGTGGGAACTGTAAAAGTGGGCTGATAGATACTAAGGAGTTATGTACGTTGATAGAAGAGAAGTTTAAAGAGTATCCCGCTCCCTACAAATTCAAGATTGCGATAAGTGGCTGTCCAAATAAGTGCGTTAGGCCACAGATCCACGATATTGGAATAGTTGGTGTTAAATACCCTGAGACCAATGAAAACTGTAATGGATGTGGAAGATGTGCAGATGTTTGTAAGGTTGAGGCTATAGACATTAGAGGAGAAACTTCTTATACCAACTACAACATCTGTGTAGGTTGTGGAAAGTGTATCAAGGCCTGTCCTAACGAGGGTAGGGATGTAAAAGAGGAGGGGTATATGGTGTATATTGGAGGAAAATCTGGAAGGGATGTGGTATTTGGAGTACCTATCGGATTGGTGAGTGTAGATGAGATAGTTCCCCTAATAGAGAGTGTATTAAAGGTATATTCTAAGTATGCCGAGAAACCTCAGAGGGAGAGATTATCTGCCGTTATGAGTAGAGTTGGAATCGGAAGATTCTTAGAAGAAGTCAAATCACTAAGGGTATCTAAATAG
- a CDS encoding TRC40/GET3/ArsA family transport-energizing ATPase: MISKIKDTLKGITKKKLEQEGTKYIMFGGKGGVGKTTMSAATGIYCAEQGLKTVIVSTDPAHSLRDSFEQEFGHEPTKVKGIDNLYVVEIDPHKAMEEYKEKLKKQLDENPMLGGLLEEQLEMAALSPGTDESAAFDVFLRYIDNNDFDVVIFDTAPTGHTLRFLGLPELMDRYMTKMIKFKKQISGMMKVMKKLIPFSREEEDIDYDKVLKELEEMKKKITKAREILADPNRTSFRLVVIPEEMSILESERAMKALEKYRIPVDAVIVNQIIPEDVECDFCRSRRKLQMSRLKMIEEKFGDKVIAHVPLLKTEAKGIETLREIAKILYGEKKNSS, encoded by the coding sequence ATGATATCTAAGATCAAAGATACATTAAAGGGAATTACTAAAAAAAAGTTGGAGCAGGAGGGTACAAAGTATATAATGTTTGGAGGTAAGGGTGGTGTAGGAAAAACCACCATGAGCGCCGCAACTGGTATATACTGTGCAGAACAGGGGTTAAAGACTGTTATAGTATCTACAGATCCTGCACACTCTCTAAGGGATAGTTTTGAACAGGAGTTTGGCCATGAACCTACAAAGGTAAAGGGGATAGACAATCTCTATGTGGTTGAGATAGATCCCCATAAGGCCATGGAGGAGTACAAGGAGAAGTTAAAGAAGCAGTTAGATGAAAACCCTATGCTTGGAGGTTTGTTGGAGGAACAGCTGGAAATGGCAGCTCTATCTCCAGGGACAGATGAAAGTGCAGCCTTCGATGTATTTCTAAGATATATAGATAACAACGACTTTGACGTCGTTATATTCGACACCGCCCCAACTGGACACACCTTGAGATTTCTAGGTTTGCCAGAGTTAATGGACAGATATATGACGAAGATGATTAAGTTTAAAAAACAGATCAGTGGAATGATGAAGGTGATGAAGAAGTTGATACCTTTCAGTAGAGAAGAGGAAGATATAGACTACGACAAAGTTCTAAAGGAGTTAGAGGAGATGAAAAAGAAAATTACCAAGGCCAGGGAGATACTTGCAGATCCAAATAGAACTTCCTTTAGATTAGTAGTGATACCTGAAGAGATGAGCATCCTAGAGAGTGAGAGGGCTATGAAAGCCCTTGAGAAGTACAGGATACCTGTAGATGCAGTTATAGTAAATCAGATAATACCTGAAGACGTTGAATGTGACTTCTGTAGATCCAGGAGAAAACTACAGATGAGTAGGTTGAAGATGATAGAAGAGAAGTTTGGAGATAAAGTTATAGCCCATGTACCTCTTTTAAAAACTGAAGCTAAAGGTATTGAAACCCTTAGGGAGATAGCTAAGATACTATACGGTGAGAAGAAAAATAGTAGTTAA
- a CDS encoding DUF116 domain-containing protein, with protein MFFDGSGLSGFFEFLGILSALIILFGFIIVLVSLVLGYFLVKKNKLILPTVFLYIMDNFHPILLKLCLMIGTEDTFYRIGIDFYNRYYYQPFKNAERKVLILPHCLRDIKCPAKLGVNGIECVFCERCLLGSIIKIARENNYEVYIVPGSTFIKRILKEKKPTGVFGVSCYRDLFYGMNYLSRKGIPVQGQPLLKDGCICTSVDVEELITRIKDNR; from the coding sequence ATGTTTTTTGATGGATCAGGGTTGTCGGGTTTTTTTGAATTTTTAGGAATACTCTCAGCCCTAATTATACTTTTTGGATTTATCATAGTACTTGTCAGTTTAGTACTTGGTTATTTTTTAGTAAAGAAAAACAAGTTGATTCTTCCAACGGTATTTTTATATATCATGGATAACTTTCATCCTATACTTCTAAAGTTGTGTCTAATGATAGGTACAGAAGATACGTTTTACAGGATAGGGATAGACTTTTACAATAGGTACTACTATCAACCTTTCAAGAACGCTGAAAGAAAGGTACTTATACTTCCTCACTGTTTAAGGGATATAAAGTGTCCTGCCAAGTTAGGGGTAAACGGTATAGAATGTGTTTTCTGTGAAAGATGTCTATTAGGATCTATAATCAAAATCGCCAGGGAGAACAACTACGAGGTATATATAGTTCCAGGTTCTACATTTATAAAGAGGATATTAAAGGAGAAAAAACCTACAGGAGTTTTCGGAGTCTCCTGCTATAGGGATCTCTTCTATGGGATGAATTACCTATCTAGGAAGGGCATACCTGTACAAGGACAGCCTCTTTTAAAGGATGGTTGTATATGTACTTCTGTGGACGTTGAGGAGTTAATTACAAGGATAAAGGATAACAGGTGA
- a CDS encoding CBS domain-containing ParB/RepB/Spo0J family partition protein: MVKVEEYMTKNVYYVSPENTVKDVIELIKKTSHDTFPVVSEGRVVGIVSVNDLIGKDENEKVKNIMVKRKNMITTRPDADIRDVGRLMFRTGFSKLPVIDEEDRLLGIITNTDVIRSQIEKTTPEKLNKIVDAYRKLGFNLRVYTDTIPVNKIRPTQGKIYEDELQGRIYELKRGLAEPIIVIKKKGRDDQYILVDGHHRAVACNILKIPTLEAYVIEIDTDKKLGIEKTADSLGLRSIEDIEIVDEENNDSCRIYELTSNRNHI, translated from the coding sequence ATGGTTAAAGTGGAAGAATATATGACAAAAAATGTATATTACGTCAGTCCAGAGAATACTGTAAAAGATGTAATAGAACTCATTAAGAAGACCTCCCATGATACATTTCCAGTAGTCTCAGAGGGTAGAGTAGTAGGTATCGTCTCAGTCAACGACCTGATAGGTAAAGACGAAAATGAGAAGGTAAAGAACATAATGGTTAAAAGAAAAAATATGATAACCACTAGACCAGATGCCGATATAAGGGATGTTGGAAGGTTGATGTTTAGGACAGGGTTTTCAAAATTACCTGTTATAGATGAAGAAGATAGACTATTAGGTATAATCACTAACACCGATGTTATAAGATCCCAGATAGAGAAAACTACTCCAGAGAAGTTAAATAAAATAGTGGATGCCTATAGAAAGTTAGGGTTTAACCTTAGAGTATATACAGATACCATACCGGTAAATAAAATCAGACCTACACAGGGAAAGATCTACGAAGATGAATTACAGGGGAGAATATATGAGTTGAAGAGAGGCCTCGCTGAGCCTATAATAGTTATAAAGAAAAAGGGTAGAGATGATCAGTATATCCTTGTAGATGGACATCACAGGGCTGTAGCATGTAATATCCTTAAGATACCTACATTGGAGGCTTATGTCATAGAGATCGATACAGATAAAAAGTTAGGAATAGAGAAGACTGCCGACAGCTTAGGTTTAAGATCCATTGAAGATATTGAAATAGTAGATGAAGAGAATAACGACTCCTGTAGAATATACGAACTTACATCTAATAGAAACCACATATAA
- a CDS encoding DUF504 domain-containing protein, which yields MLKELINKILWHPGYSPEDYEVVYLHREGSSGKCNNLKKRISMDSICIKGSFIVFERDCEVTTIPLHRVLEIRNKKTGEILYRKSRR from the coding sequence ATGTTAAAGGAGTTAATAAACAAGATACTTTGGCATCCTGGTTACTCTCCTGAAGATTACGAGGTAGTATATTTACATAGGGAGGGTAGTAGTGGAAAATGTAATAATCTTAAAAAGAGAATCTCGATGGACAGTATATGTATTAAAGGATCCTTTATAGTATTTGAAAGAGACTGTGAAGTTACAACAATTCCACTCCATAGAGTACTGGAAATTAGAAACAAAAAAACAGGGGAGATACTGTACAGAAAGAGCAGAAGATAG
- a CDS encoding type II glyceraldehyde-3-phosphate dehydrogenase produces MVKVLINGYGSIGKRVADAVAMQKDMEVLGVTKTKPDFEARLAVEKGYKLYAAIPERKPLFEEKGIEIEGTIFDVIEEADIVVDCTPGGVGKDNLKMYKEYKVKAILQGGEKAQYVEDNFNALWSYDRCYGKDYIRVVSCNTTGLCRILYAINSVTDIVKVRAVLVRRGADPNDVKKGPINGIVPNPPTLPSHHGPDVVSVIPELEGKIFTSAVVVPTTLMHMHIIMVETTGTTRDNIIESIEKTPRIITVSAEEGLNSTAAIIEFARDLGRMRYDLNEIAVWEESINVVDNEVFLMQAIHQESDVIPENIDCIRSMLEMVDDKMKSIEMTNKAMGLLK; encoded by the coding sequence ATGGTAAAGGTCCTAATAAATGGATATGGTTCCATAGGTAAGAGGGTAGCAGATGCAGTTGCAATGCAGAAAGACATGGAAGTACTTGGAGTTACCAAGACAAAACCAGACTTTGAAGCACGGTTAGCTGTAGAAAAAGGATATAAGTTATATGCTGCTATTCCAGAGAGGAAACCACTCTTCGAAGAAAAGGGTATAGAAATTGAAGGTACTATTTTCGATGTTATAGAGGAAGCAGATATTGTAGTAGACTGTACTCCAGGTGGCGTAGGGAAAGATAACCTAAAAATGTATAAGGAGTATAAGGTAAAGGCCATACTTCAAGGTGGTGAAAAGGCACAGTACGTAGAAGATAATTTCAATGCACTCTGGAGTTATGACAGATGTTATGGGAAAGATTATATAAGGGTAGTATCATGTAATACAACAGGGCTCTGTAGGATACTCTACGCCATAAATTCAGTTACCGATATTGTAAAGGTAAGGGCAGTACTTGTAAGAAGAGGGGCAGATCCTAACGATGTAAAGAAGGGTCCTATAAATGGAATAGTGCCGAACCCTCCAACTCTACCTTCTCACCATGGACCTGATGTAGTTTCTGTAATTCCAGAGCTTGAAGGGAAGATATTCACATCGGCGGTAGTTGTACCTACAACTTTAATGCATATGCATATAATTATGGTGGAGACTACAGGTACCACCAGGGATAATATCATAGAAAGTATAGAAAAAACTCCGAGGATAATTACAGTAAGTGCAGAGGAAGGTCTTAACTCAACTGCTGCAATAATAGAGTTTGCAAGAGATCTTGGGAGGATGAGGTACGACCTCAACGAGATTGCAGTGTGGGAAGAAAGTATCAACGTAGTGGATAACGAAGTATTCTTGATGCAGGCTATTCATCAGGAGAGTGATGTAATACCTGAGAATATAGATTGTATAAGGTCGATGCTAGAGATGGTGGATGATAAGATGAAATCTATAGAGATGACAAACAAGGCTATGGGATTGTTGAAGTAA
- a CDS encoding DHH family phosphoesterase, with protein sequence MILIIGYGSFGRKVVSYVKALDRIIVIDKNPTVFESVEKLDFEYIVGDACEKETLLKAGIKEVDTVLILTNDHTTNKKIVELIRELNPTAYLIVRGISKYPDLYSGTKVDRVIYPIDCAAKEIVAEMEKSQLRKRLMDLEKVILDLKSKHGVTIDADNPKEGINNNGIISFLILMHNNPDPDSIASAMALKRILERWKVKADIGYGGRIEFDENKAMVNLLGIKLIPVEDVDINKYDGIAVVDTSSSKLLPINPDREIDILIDHHENGDLTAKYMDIRPEIGATATILLEYLNELNITPKQDLATALYYAICTDTNYFRRKTSKKDFEAAGYLQDLMDPKTLEMIENPEMDTETMEILARSILNRKIVRSSIALSYVGIIKNRGALAKAADFLLKMEGITTTYVFGISGNKIYISARTKDLRIDVGEIMRRAFGGGGHQKAAAASIDLGIFESVSDKDSLRKLVEEAIQTKILKVMGISEEERRVKS encoded by the coding sequence ATGATACTAATTATAGGTTATGGTTCCTTTGGTCGTAAAGTTGTGAGCTATGTTAAAGCCTTAGATAGGATAATAGTAATAGACAAAAACCCAACAGTTTTTGAATCCGTAGAGAAGTTAGACTTTGAATATATTGTAGGAGACGCCTGTGAAAAAGAGACACTTCTGAAGGCTGGTATTAAAGAGGTCGACACTGTACTGATACTTACCAACGATCATACAACAAATAAAAAGATAGTAGAACTGATAAGGGAGTTAAATCCTACTGCCTATTTAATTGTCAGAGGGATTTCCAAGTATCCAGATCTATATTCGGGGACTAAGGTCGATAGGGTCATATATCCTATTGATTGTGCTGCCAAGGAGATAGTAGCTGAGATGGAGAAATCTCAATTAAGAAAAAGATTGATGGATCTGGAAAAGGTAATACTGGATTTAAAGTCAAAACATGGTGTTACCATAGATGCAGATAATCCGAAGGAGGGTATTAACAACAACGGTATTATATCCTTTTTAATACTCATGCATAACAACCCAGATCCAGACTCTATAGCCAGTGCAATGGCTCTAAAGAGAATTCTTGAGAGGTGGAAGGTAAAGGCGGATATAGGTTATGGAGGAAGGATAGAGTTCGATGAAAATAAGGCTATGGTCAACCTCCTCGGTATAAAGTTGATACCTGTTGAAGATGTAGATATTAATAAATACGACGGTATTGCAGTTGTAGATACATCCTCCTCCAAATTACTCCCTATAAATCCAGATCGTGAGATAGACATCCTTATAGATCATCATGAGAATGGAGACCTAACAGCAAAATACATGGATATAAGGCCAGAGATTGGAGCAACTGCAACGATACTCTTGGAGTACTTAAACGAATTGAACATAACCCCAAAGCAGGATTTAGCAACAGCTCTCTACTATGCCATATGTACAGATACTAATTATTTCAGGAGAAAAACATCCAAAAAAGACTTTGAGGCAGCGGGATATTTACAGGATCTAATGGATCCAAAAACCTTAGAGATGATAGAGAATCCTGAGATGGACACCGAAACCATGGAGATTCTTGCAAGATCTATCTTAAATAGAAAGATAGTTAGAAGTAGCATTGCACTATCCTATGTGGGTATTATTAAAAATAGAGGAGCATTAGCCAAAGCTGCAGATTTTTTACTCAAGATGGAGGGTATAACTACGACTTATGTATTTGGAATATCTGGGAATAAGATATACATAAGTGCGAGAACAAAGGACTTGAGGATAGATGTAGGGGAGATTATGAGAAGGGCCTTTGGAGGAGGAGGACATCAAAAGGCTGCAGCGGCTAGTATAGATCTTGGGATATTTGAATCTGTCTCAGATAAGGATTCGCTTAGGAAGTTAGTTGAAGAGGCTATACAGACTAAAATATTGAAAGTGATGGGAATAAGTGAAGAAGAGAGAAGAGTTAAGAGTTAA
- a CDS encoding 4-phosphopantoate--beta-alanine ligase, with the protein MDIPKSHPRYKSLLNREKIVEALDRGILAKAGLIAHGRGETFDYLIGERTTDIALRAIKTAAAILVLAENPVISVNGNTVALAREEIVKLAEELNGKIEVNLFYRSEERLRKIKEFFEENPVIREKIKSGRIKILGIEDANKQIPNLESARGRVSQEGIYSADVILVPLEDGDRTEALVKMGKKVISIDLNPLSRTAQQSTVTIVDELTRCLPLLRKYVRDYKNLDREELQRIVKEFDNKENLKNMLNHICNRLKNLQST; encoded by the coding sequence ATGGATATCCCAAAAAGCCATCCAAGGTATAAATCTTTACTAAATAGGGAGAAGATAGTGGAAGCATTAGATAGGGGGATACTTGCAAAGGCAGGTCTTATCGCCCATGGTAGGGGAGAGACTTTCGACTATCTCATAGGAGAGAGGACTACAGATATTGCCCTAAGGGCTATAAAAACTGCTGCCGCAATATTGGTACTGGCAGAGAACCCTGTTATCTCAGTTAACGGCAATACGGTGGCACTGGCTAGGGAGGAAATCGTCAAACTTGCAGAGGAGTTAAATGGAAAGATTGAGGTAAATCTTTTCTACAGAAGTGAGGAAAGACTGAGGAAGATTAAAGAGTTCTTTGAGGAGAACCCTGTTATTAGGGAGAAGATTAAAAGTGGTAGAATAAAGATATTAGGAATAGAAGATGCCAACAAACAGATACCTAACTTGGAGAGTGCTAGAGGTAGGGTTTCCCAGGAGGGGATATACTCTGCAGATGTGATCCTTGTGCCTTTGGAAGACGGAGATAGAACTGAGGCTCTTGTAAAGATGGGCAAAAAAGTTATTTCTATAGATCTAAATCCACTCTCCAGGACAGCTCAACAATCTACAGTTACTATAGTAGATGAATTAACTAGATGCTTGCCACTTCTTAGGAAATACGTTAGAGATTACAAGAATTTAGATAGAGAAGAACTTCAGAGGATAGTAAAAGAATTTGACAACAAGGAGAACTTAAAGAATATGTTGAATCATATATGTAATAGGTTAAAGAATTTGCAATCCACTTAA
- a CDS encoding TatD family hydrolase, with translation MSADLKDIPITDNHMHVDGKNGYGAEKVARIFKNAGGKTLILLNKPSFTGDLTGPMDMLIRDIETIRKKVDGIQVYGLVGVHPCEIITMVEKGKSLEYTKEKVIEALNYARKLVEEKEFLVGIGEVGRPHFKVSKDVWKLSNEILLYSMEIAKDIGCALQIHGESASEEQFREFRDMARSVNLNPEKVIKHHCGDNVLEGEKYGIFPSIIASKPVVEAAKKSLRFVMETDYIDDLRRPGAVLGIKTVPRRTRKLLEMGIINEEGAYKIHKENVEKLYNIEL, from the coding sequence ATGAGTGCAGATTTAAAGGATATACCTATTACAGACAATCATATGCACGTAGATGGTAAGAATGGTTACGGTGCTGAAAAGGTGGCAAGAATTTTCAAAAATGCTGGAGGAAAGACTCTAATATTACTGAATAAACCTTCATTTACAGGTGATCTAACTGGCCCCATGGATATGTTAATACGGGATATAGAGACTATAAGAAAGAAAGTTGATGGGATACAGGTATACGGATTAGTTGGAGTACATCCCTGTGAAATCATCACGATGGTGGAGAAAGGGAAGAGTTTAGAATATACTAAGGAGAAGGTGATAGAAGCCTTAAACTATGCCAGGAAACTTGTAGAAGAGAAGGAATTTTTAGTTGGTATTGGAGAGGTAGGGAGACCCCACTTTAAAGTGAGTAAGGATGTATGGAAGCTCTCTAACGAGATACTCCTATATTCTATGGAGATTGCTAAGGATATTGGATGTGCCTTACAGATCCATGGAGAGAGTGCCTCAGAGGAGCAGTTCAGGGAATTTAGAGATATGGCTAGATCTGTAAATCTAAATCCTGAAAAGGTTATAAAACACCACTGTGGAGATAACGTATTGGAAGGAGAAAAATACGGAATCTTTCCCTCTATTATAGCCTCTAAACCAGTTGTCGAGGCCGCAAAAAAATCCCTAAGGTTTGTAATGGAAACTGACTATATCGACGACTTAAGACGTCCTGGAGCAGTTTTAGGGATAAAGACAGTCCCAAGAAGGACTAGAAAACTTTTAGAAATGGGTATAATTAATGAAGAAGGTGCTTATAAGATTCATAAGGAAAATGTTGAGAAACTTTACAACATAGAGTTGTAA